Proteins from a genomic interval of Paracholeplasma manati:
- a CDS encoding DUF4349 domain-containing protein, with protein sequence MKKVMLFLGLVLLSLSLIGCSEAYEPGEDLSPENESSQVLTASMRKIIYRVDIGIKAKQLLPLYDELMDLLNPDEWIESQQVGTQSGQLVLRIKTERLQAFISGLRSSYEVTYFNTSSRDVSVNYYNNQANIEAYEAEQARLIELFETASISEQILINQRLSIIEAELRSLTSDTNEIDGLIEYSVVNIYLNATAPYQTLNFGQKVNRAFTGGIDAFVMVIETLFLAFLSLLPFLVVIVPSVFGILYINKRNYQKRLARRQQARNR encoded by the coding sequence ATGAAAAAAGTGATGTTGTTCTTGGGATTGGTCTTATTGAGTCTATCGCTAATTGGGTGTAGTGAAGCGTATGAACCAGGGGAAGATCTTTCACCAGAAAATGAATCCTCACAAGTATTAACCGCTTCAATGAGAAAAATCATTTATCGAGTCGATATTGGTATCAAAGCGAAACAATTGTTACCCTTATACGATGAATTGATGGATCTATTGAATCCCGATGAATGGATTGAATCACAACAAGTCGGTACCCAAAGTGGTCAACTTGTATTAAGAATCAAAACCGAACGTTTACAAGCCTTTATTTCAGGGTTAAGAAGTTCATACGAAGTGACTTACTTCAATACAAGTTCTCGTGATGTATCGGTCAACTATTACAACAATCAAGCTAATATTGAAGCTTATGAAGCAGAACAAGCGCGATTGATTGAACTCTTTGAAACCGCCAGTATTTCCGAACAAATTCTCATCAATCAACGCTTATCGATCATTGAAGCTGAGTTGAGAAGTTTAACCTCCGATACAAATGAAATCGATGGGTTGATTGAATACAGTGTGGTTAATATCTATTTAAACGCAACCGCTCCATACCAAACTCTCAACTTTGGTCAAAAAGTCAATCGTGCCTTTACCGGTGGTATCGATGCTTTTGTAATGGTCATTGAAACACTATTTCTCGCATTCTTAAGCTTATTACCATTCCTAGTCGTCATTGTACCTTCGGTCTTTGGCATACTTTATATCAACAAACGCAACTATCAAAAACGTCTGGCGAGACGACAACAAGCACGCAATCGATGA
- a CDS encoding VWA domain-containing protein, whose protein sequence is MKKALLGVLIALLFTLSGCGAYGPYEDYPSYQNGETYSEITENPFIRTMDMPVSTFSVDVDTASYSNIRRMIQDGYLPEKDAVRIEEMVNYFQYDIAGTTENEKIHIHSEYSYAPWAPEHGLLMVGLKTQDIEYNTSLPMNLVFLIDVSGSMYSSDKLPLLKQSLGILVENLRPTDRISIVTYAGSAKIALEGGDATEQADILSVIQGLEAGGSTAGASGISLAYEVASRNFIDGGNNRIILATDGDFNVGMNSVSDLEDFIESKKATGVFFSVLGFGTGNIRDDIMESLADHGNGVYYYIDSIKEAEKVFIHQLGGSMIMVAKDVKLQIEFNPVLVKGYRLIGYENRVLDYDDFQNDFKDAGDMGAGHVVIAFYEIIHADSDETIPSLTFDPVEVLKYTGENHLDELLTLSIRYKEPTDDTSMLIEKIILGSTYTDTYSTEFGFASAVVEFGLLLRNSIYKSNASYTAVIERATLALDFDPHDYRSEFIELVMAAKNLSYKD, encoded by the coding sequence ATGAAAAAAGCATTGTTAGGTGTACTAATTGCATTGTTATTTACATTGTCTGGCTGTGGAGCTTATGGACCATATGAGGATTATCCAAGTTATCAAAATGGTGAAACCTATAGTGAAATCACAGAAAATCCATTTATCCGTACCATGGATATGCCAGTATCGACCTTTTCAGTCGATGTCGATACGGCATCTTATTCCAACATTAGACGAATGATTCAAGATGGCTATTTGCCAGAAAAAGACGCGGTTCGAATTGAAGAAATGGTCAATTACTTCCAATACGACATCGCTGGAACAACCGAAAATGAGAAGATCCATATCCATTCCGAATACAGTTACGCCCCTTGGGCACCGGAACATGGACTACTTATGGTCGGTTTAAAAACCCAAGACATCGAATACAATACATCCTTACCGATGAATTTGGTTTTCCTCATTGACGTCTCAGGCAGTATGTATTCAAGCGACAAATTACCGTTACTCAAACAGTCCTTAGGTATTTTAGTAGAAAACTTAAGACCCACTGACCGTATTTCCATTGTGACGTATGCAGGGTCTGCAAAAATAGCATTAGAAGGTGGCGACGCCACGGAACAAGCTGACATTTTGTCGGTGATTCAAGGTCTGGAAGCTGGTGGGTCAACCGCTGGGGCTTCCGGGATATCATTGGCGTATGAAGTCGCTAGCAGAAATTTTATCGATGGTGGTAACAACCGCATCATTCTTGCTACCGATGGTGACTTCAACGTTGGTATGAACTCCGTCTCAGATTTAGAAGACTTCATAGAATCCAAAAAAGCCACCGGTGTGTTCTTCAGTGTCTTAGGGTTTGGTACCGGCAACATCCGTGATGACATCATGGAATCCTTAGCCGATCACGGCAATGGTGTTTATTATTACATTGACTCCATCAAAGAAGCCGAAAAGGTATTCATCCATCAACTCGGTGGATCGATGATCATGGTTGCGAAAGACGTCAAACTTCAAATCGAATTTAACCCAGTTTTAGTTAAAGGGTACCGTTTGATTGGATATGAAAACCGTGTGTTGGATTATGACGATTTTCAAAATGATTTTAAAGATGCCGGTGACATGGGTGCTGGTCATGTGGTGATTGCGTTTTATGAAATCATCCATGCAGATTCAGATGAAACCATTCCTAGTTTAACCTTTGATCCTGTAGAAGTTTTAAAATACACAGGAGAAAACCATTTAGATGAATTATTGACCCTATCCATTCGTTATAAAGAACCGACCGATGATACGTCGATGTTGATTGAAAAAATCATCTTAGGCAGCACATATACAGACACCTATTCAACAGAATTTGGTTTCGCCAGTGCCGTGGTTGAGTTCGGATTACTCTTAAGAAATTCTATTTATAAATCGAATGCAAGTTATACCGCAGTCATTGAACGGGCCACCCTCGCTTTGGATTTTGACCCTCACGACTACCGTAGCGAATTCATTGAACTCGTGATGGCTGCGAAAAACTTAAGTTATAAAGACTAA
- a CDS encoding helicase C-terminal domain-containing protein — translation MALKIGVGEMVSFLYASGDLTAETFQNVSQLEGIKAHQHIQSKYGSNDQKEVSIKTTFDYQNETYLLQGRMDGLLQSDTLWIEEIKSTRKDIFDLLFVPNVEHEAQLKIYAFMFMHNEQIETVHGRLTYIELSKYQTKSIDYVFDYATLKTFFETSIEAYGQWLVQLEAHLKEKKETLEAMKFPFEQYRHGQRDLMKSVYHTMKQEDVLFAIAPTGIGKTMATLFSTFKALKADNEKIFYCTAKNQGKKVAIESMATLHGQGLKTKTIEITSKDDICFLEKRDCDPEKCPFAKGFFDRLSVAMQDIFTHESLMTRDVIESYARKHTICPFEFSLFVSYYVDLIICDYNYVFDPRIHLVRYFDDDTYKPKLLIDEAHNMIPRSRDMFSATLLKSELIALRKAGSKLKPSIRHSVNKLIERFDHYEAELEGQSFKSYLPIDMTYLELVSNLMMKITNAIKENPKYARKSDVMDGYMKLLTLSVIASYYDTQFRFNITKLDEDLDITIQCLDASTFIKSTLKDKSYGAVFFSATLYPIDYYQTLLSQGLGEVIQIPSPFDPENLKIMIHDRVNTRYKERENSLESIVKAIETVVSSKIGNYIAFFPSYQYLNQVKEALSSDLDVDILVQSRQMDVVERDHIMSRFKQNLTRSQIAFFVMGGMFAEGIDYVGDMLSGVIIVGVGLPMVNEPNQQLRAYYDDTFKRGFDYAYTYPGMNKVIQAVGRVIRRDDDYGIALLMDDRFVTPLYKRLMPKEWQAKTVVRTDRYLSDLLDDFWTKMAIKYPKSSTKDDV, via the coding sequence ATGGCACTTAAAATTGGTGTTGGAGAAATGGTCTCTTTTTTATATGCATCAGGGGATTTAACCGCAGAGACATTTCAAAATGTATCCCAATTAGAAGGGATCAAAGCCCACCAACACATTCAAAGTAAATATGGGTCAAATGACCAAAAAGAAGTGAGTATCAAAACAACCTTTGACTATCAAAACGAAACGTATCTTTTACAGGGCAGAATGGATGGTTTACTTCAATCCGATACACTATGGATTGAAGAGATCAAATCGACCCGAAAAGATATTTTTGACTTGTTATTTGTCCCCAATGTAGAACACGAAGCCCAGCTCAAAATATACGCATTTATGTTTATGCACAATGAACAAATAGAGACCGTACATGGTAGGCTAACCTATATCGAACTATCGAAGTATCAAACCAAATCCATCGATTATGTGTTTGATTACGCAACATTGAAGACGTTTTTTGAAACCTCTATTGAAGCGTATGGCCAATGGTTGGTTCAATTAGAAGCCCACTTAAAAGAGAAAAAAGAAACGCTTGAAGCGATGAAGTTTCCATTTGAACAGTATAGACATGGTCAACGTGATTTGATGAAAAGTGTCTACCATACGATGAAACAAGAAGACGTCTTGTTCGCCATCGCCCCCACTGGCATTGGTAAAACCATGGCGACTTTGTTCTCCACCTTTAAAGCCTTAAAAGCAGACAATGAAAAGATATTTTATTGTACAGCGAAGAATCAAGGTAAGAAGGTTGCGATTGAATCGATGGCCACCTTACACGGTCAGGGGTTAAAAACCAAAACCATTGAGATCACTTCTAAAGATGACATCTGTTTTTTAGAAAAACGCGATTGTGACCCGGAAAAGTGTCCGTTTGCGAAAGGATTCTTTGACCGTTTATCCGTGGCGATGCAAGACATTTTCACACATGAGTCTTTGATGACAAGGGATGTCATCGAATCCTATGCGAGAAAACACACGATTTGTCCGTTTGAGTTTTCGTTGTTTGTCTCTTATTATGTGGATTTGATCATTTGTGACTATAACTATGTCTTTGACCCACGGATCCATTTGGTTCGATATTTCGATGATGATACGTATAAACCCAAACTATTGATCGATGAAGCCCATAACATGATTCCACGTTCAAGGGACATGTTTTCGGCTACCCTATTGAAAAGTGAATTGATTGCGCTTCGAAAAGCTGGGTCAAAGCTCAAACCGAGCATTCGCCATTCGGTCAATAAACTGATCGAGCGCTTTGACCATTATGAAGCAGAACTCGAAGGTCAGTCGTTTAAGAGCTACTTACCCATCGATATGACGTATTTAGAGTTGGTAAGCAACCTGATGATGAAAATTACCAATGCCATCAAAGAAAATCCGAAATACGCTAGAAAATCGGATGTGATGGATGGGTATATGAAGTTGCTTACGTTGTCTGTGATTGCGTCATATTACGATACCCAGTTTAGATTCAATATCACCAAACTTGATGAAGACTTAGACATCACCATCCAATGTTTGGATGCGAGTACTTTCATTAAATCAACCTTAAAAGACAAATCGTATGGGGCTGTATTCTTTTCTGCGACCCTATATCCGATCGATTATTACCAAACCTTACTATCTCAAGGGTTGGGTGAAGTCATTCAAATCCCTTCCCCATTTGACCCTGAAAACTTAAAAATCATGATCCACGACCGTGTGAACACCCGGTATAAAGAACGTGAGAATTCGTTAGAATCGATTGTGAAAGCCATCGAAACGGTGGTTTCATCCAAGATTGGAAACTATATCGCATTCTTTCCATCTTACCAATATTTAAACCAAGTCAAAGAAGCTTTATCGAGTGACTTGGATGTGGATATACTCGTTCAATCGAGACAAATGGACGTCGTTGAACGCGACCACATCATGAGTCGATTTAAACAAAACCTAACCCGGTCACAGATTGCGTTCTTTGTCATGGGTGGGATGTTTGCAGAAGGCATTGATTATGTGGGCGACATGTTATCAGGGGTCATCATTGTTGGGGTTGGATTACCTATGGTAAATGAACCTAACCAACAATTGAGGGCGTATTATGACGATACATTCAAACGTGGATTTGATTATGCGTATACATACCCAGGGATGAATAAAGTGATTCAAGCGGTCGGTAGAGTCATTCGTAGAGACGATGATTACGGGATTGCATTATTGATGGACGATCGCTTTGTCACGCCTTTATACAAACGTTTGATGCCGAAGGAATGGCAAGCCAAAACCGTTGTGAGAACCGATCGCTATTTATCCGATTTGTTGGATGACTTTTGGACTAAGATGGCGATTAAATACCCGAAGTCATCCACCAAAGATGACGTATAA
- a CDS encoding glycoside-pentoside-hexuronide (GPH):cation symporter yields MSDMLSKRSKWVYTTSGLGRDMMYALYSTYLIVFFTDALGLSNWTLVAVGVVIAIARIWDAINDTLMGIIIDNTKSRYGKFKPWLILGALTSAIMFFLLFQDFGLSSGWFVLVFTIIYVMSDMTFTMNDIAYWSMYPTFSTDPKERESIGSKARIFANLGMFLTIALVPIIYQNYAGGPKAAFFWIALVIASIYVISQVLVFFFVEQPKNPLAEVKQPKTSLRDVIKIITKNDQLMVIIIAIFLFNSGYYITTTLGIYFFNYDFNKYGGIEFTIFSAILALSQLSSLSLFPVLAKKITRKQIFTMAIVLIMVGYLLFLTAGNLLPKSMLVVGLAGFFIFFGEGFIQVSVLVMLADTIEYGQWKLKTRNESVVFAINPFVVKLATSVQILVVTMTLAWSGLNDKVIKPLTNLRDEAAELGLTFTTEQSRAFIEANVTESMLVWLKVSMVILPAVFILGAYLVYRTYYKIDYAMFEQIKSEITKDLNKGEEL; encoded by the coding sequence ATGTCAGATATGTTATCGAAACGTTCAAAATGGGTTTATACCACATCCGGTCTTGGCAGAGACATGATGTATGCGTTGTATAGTACCTATTTAATTGTATTTTTCACGGATGCTTTAGGGCTATCCAACTGGACATTGGTTGCGGTTGGGGTAGTGATTGCGATTGCACGTATTTGGGATGCCATCAATGATACTTTGATGGGCATCATCATCGACAACACCAAGAGTCGATATGGGAAATTTAAACCATGGTTGATTTTAGGGGCACTGACATCCGCCATCATGTTTTTCTTGTTATTCCAAGATTTTGGATTATCGAGCGGTTGGTTCGTGTTGGTATTCACCATCATTTACGTCATGTCTGATATGACATTTACGATGAATGATATCGCCTATTGGTCGATGTACCCCACTTTTTCGACAGACCCCAAAGAACGGGAATCGATTGGTTCTAAAGCGAGGATATTCGCGAATCTGGGGATGTTTTTAACGATTGCGTTGGTCCCCATCATTTATCAAAACTATGCAGGTGGACCGAAAGCAGCGTTCTTCTGGATTGCTTTGGTCATCGCGAGCATCTATGTGATTTCACAAGTGTTGGTATTCTTTTTCGTTGAACAACCTAAGAACCCATTGGCTGAGGTTAAACAACCCAAGACTTCATTGAGAGATGTGATAAAAATCATCACGAAGAATGACCAGTTGATGGTCATCATCATCGCGATTTTCTTATTCAATTCAGGGTATTATATAACCACAACACTCGGTATTTATTTCTTCAATTATGATTTCAATAAATATGGTGGTATTGAGTTCACCATATTCTCAGCGATATTGGCTTTGAGTCAATTATCATCCTTATCACTTTTCCCAGTATTGGCGAAAAAAATAACCCGCAAACAAATTTTCACGATGGCCATCGTACTCATTATGGTGGGCTATCTATTGTTCTTAACAGCAGGGAATTTACTGCCTAAGTCGATGTTGGTGGTTGGGTTAGCTGGCTTCTTCATTTTCTTTGGTGAAGGCTTCATACAAGTGTCTGTACTGGTGATGTTGGCAGATACGATTGAGTATGGACAGTGGAAACTCAAAACAAGAAATGAATCGGTCGTTTTCGCAATCAATCCATTCGTGGTAAAACTCGCAACCTCGGTTCAAATATTGGTCGTAACCATGACATTGGCGTGGTCCGGTCTCAATGATAAAGTCATCAAACCGCTCACCAATTTGCGCGATGAAGCCGCAGAATTGGGCTTGACATTTACCACAGAACAATCACGAGCATTTATTGAAGCGAATGTCACAGAGTCGATGTTGGTCTGGCTCAAGGTGTCGATGGTCATCCTACCTGCAGTATTCATTTTAGGTGCTTATTTGGTTTATCGAACTTACTATAAGATTGATTATGCGATGTTCGAACAAATCAAATCTGAAATAACAAAAGACTTAAATAAAGGAGAAGAATTATGA
- a CDS encoding aldo/keto reductase yields MKVLDQVFVLKNGVKLPKIGLGTWQVKDGDEAYNSVRYALKHGYRHIDTAEGYRNEESVGRAVRDSGIPREEIFVTSKLESHIKTYEGAKQAFENTLKALEFEYLDLFLIHAPWPWSEIGKDCREGNVQAWKAMEELYRAGKIRAIGVSNFDPNDIENILKHCEIIPHVNQIGYFIGLDQKKTLEYCETKGIVVEAYSPLGIGYLLSNPIIDEVAQKYAVSPAQICIRYCIQKNTAPLPKSTHEARIIQNTQVDFEIKPEDMAILDEIKGDPRRWS; encoded by the coding sequence ATGAAAGTATTAGATCAAGTGTTCGTCCTTAAAAACGGGGTAAAACTCCCGAAAATCGGGTTGGGTACCTGGCAAGTCAAAGATGGCGATGAAGCTTACAATTCAGTGCGTTATGCCTTGAAACATGGGTATCGTCACATCGATACCGCTGAAGGTTATCGAAACGAAGAATCGGTGGGTAGAGCGGTTAGAGATTCTGGTATTCCAAGAGAAGAAATCTTCGTGACTTCGAAATTAGAATCACACATCAAGACGTATGAAGGCGCGAAACAAGCGTTTGAAAATACATTGAAGGCACTCGAGTTTGAATACCTCGATTTATTCTTAATTCACGCCCCATGGCCGTGGAGTGAAATTGGTAAGGACTGTCGTGAAGGCAATGTTCAAGCGTGGAAAGCGATGGAAGAACTCTATCGTGCCGGTAAAATCCGTGCCATCGGGGTATCTAACTTTGATCCAAACGATATTGAAAACATTTTAAAACATTGTGAAATCATTCCTCACGTCAATCAAATTGGTTACTTCATCGGGTTAGACCAAAAGAAAACCTTAGAATATTGTGAAACCAAAGGCATCGTGGTGGAAGCTTATTCACCGCTCGGTATTGGCTATTTACTTTCTAACCCAATCATTGATGAGGTTGCACAAAAATATGCTGTATCCCCAGCGCAAATTTGTATCCGTTACTGTATCCAAAAGAATACAGCACCGCTACCTAAATCGACCCACGAAGCACGTATCATCCAAAATACCCAAGTGGACTTTGAAATTAAACCAGAAGATATGGCCATTTTGGATGAAATCAAGGGTGACCCTCGTCGTTGGAGTTAA
- a CDS encoding cytochrome c biogenesis CcdA family protein, protein MTYRVKFILVFSVLWLLFMGSTLSIQADSTVDAVYFGSYTCLNCQQVESSGVLQDIQDQGYVLQKYMSEDDYDLFESMFTRYARTYDVPKNKNLVPILYVGQTYYAGAEVIIDGIQSGEIQFVMDGSAPLDPIEFVYGDITFSDLWVLLGSTAVLGILDAFNPCAIAMLLMFLSFLTDKKRSKPIFYICLSYIIAIFVTYFILGTFLSKALALLVPYMVIFYTIIIVLSLVIAALNFLDFFAARRQAYGEIKNQLPRRFFVVTKKLMNNFAESIESGDITVYLVAFLIGMFVAIVEFPCSGQAFVAWTAIVVDRTAHVLLFNGLLFVYVLLFVSPLIVISLITLRSQNIHVVSNFIRTRLDIIKLINALVFLGVAIYYIFRVFIR, encoded by the coding sequence ATGACATATCGTGTTAAATTCATATTGGTTTTTAGTGTTTTATGGCTCTTGTTCATGGGGTCAACTTTAAGCATTCAAGCCGATTCTACTGTAGACGCGGTCTATTTTGGATCGTATACGTGTTTAAATTGTCAACAAGTCGAATCTTCTGGTGTCTTACAAGACATCCAAGACCAAGGTTATGTGCTTCAAAAATACATGAGTGAAGACGATTATGATTTATTTGAATCGATGTTCACCCGTTATGCGAGAACCTATGATGTACCTAAAAATAAAAACCTAGTCCCGATTTTATACGTTGGACAAACCTATTATGCTGGGGCTGAGGTCATCATTGATGGCATTCAATCGGGTGAAATCCAATTCGTCATGGATGGCAGTGCACCACTGGATCCCATTGAATTTGTCTATGGAGACATCACCTTCAGCGATTTATGGGTCTTGTTGGGTTCAACCGCTGTCTTAGGTATCTTAGATGCATTTAACCCATGTGCGATTGCCATGTTATTGATGTTTTTATCGTTTTTAACCGATAAGAAACGTTCAAAACCAATTTTCTATATTTGTTTATCATATATTATCGCGATATTCGTCACCTATTTCATTTTAGGGACCTTCTTATCCAAAGCGTTGGCTCTATTGGTACCTTATATGGTGATTTTCTATACCATCATCATTGTCCTATCTTTAGTCATCGCAGCTTTAAACTTCTTAGATTTCTTCGCAGCCAGACGCCAAGCGTATGGTGAGATTAAAAACCAATTGCCACGACGATTCTTTGTTGTGACGAAGAAATTGATGAACAATTTCGCTGAAAGCATTGAATCTGGCGATATTACCGTGTATTTGGTGGCTTTCTTAATCGGAATGTTTGTCGCGATTGTTGAATTTCCATGTTCTGGACAAGCGTTCGTCGCTTGGACAGCCATCGTGGTTGATCGAACTGCCCATGTACTCTTGTTTAATGGTTTATTATTTGTTTATGTGCTCTTATTCGTATCCCCACTGATTGTTATCAGTTTGATTACATTGCGTTCACAAAATATCCATGTCGTATCCAATTTCATCCGAACCCGTTTAGACATCATCAAATTGATCAATGCTTTGGTATTCTTAGGCGTGGCCATCTATTATATTTTCAGGGTATTCATTAGGTAA
- a CDS encoding cysteine desulfurase family protein: MMKFYDLDHAATTQLHPDVLQAMMPYLTHAYGNPSSMHALGMQNQKDINTAKKHIASLLKCDFNELIFTASGSEATNLAIKGYAAKHKDKTEIITTPIEHAATKNTLLYLESQGYQVHYVQVDHQGFIDLNDLKSKLNEQTLMVSFIWGNNEIGTIQNIEAITNLAHQHGVCVHVDAVQMLAHVPIDLSILNVDMMSFSGHKIHGPKGIGLLYKKNNIDLEPLIHGGGHEFHYRSGTEHVAGIIGFDRALSLLFPSYDSKAKNLNELSKAFYQGLKAQIPVHLNGPDLTQHRIPGLLSLSIPNISGLKYQFKLNQQHIYVSTGSACHTHEVGISHVIEAIQAPSPEGVIRISFGTDTKMSDIPFLIEAFVEAYEALNDE; the protein is encoded by the coding sequence ATGATGAAATTCTACGATTTGGACCACGCAGCGACCACACAACTACATCCAGATGTACTCCAAGCGATGATGCCTTATTTAACCCATGCTTATGGGAACCCATCCTCGATGCACGCCCTAGGTATGCAAAACCAAAAAGACATCAATACAGCGAAAAAACACATCGCATCTTTACTAAAGTGTGATTTCAATGAATTGATTTTTACTGCCTCTGGGTCTGAAGCTACCAATTTAGCCATCAAAGGATACGCTGCCAAACACAAAGATAAAACAGAAATCATCACCACACCAATTGAACATGCAGCCACCAAAAACACCCTTTTATATCTTGAAAGCCAAGGCTATCAAGTGCATTATGTTCAAGTGGATCACCAAGGATTCATCGATCTAAATGACCTTAAATCCAAACTGAATGAACAGACGCTCATGGTCAGTTTTATTTGGGGAAACAACGAAATTGGCACGATACAAAACATCGAAGCCATCACTAACTTGGCACATCAACACGGGGTATGTGTACACGTGGATGCGGTTCAAATGCTCGCCCATGTACCCATTGATTTATCGATTTTAAATGTCGATATGATGTCATTTTCCGGTCATAAGATCCATGGTCCAAAAGGCATTGGCTTGTTATATAAAAAAAACAACATCGACCTTGAACCATTGATTCACGGCGGTGGACATGAGTTTCATTACCGTTCAGGTACAGAACATGTCGCAGGCATCATTGGTTTTGATCGTGCGTTGTCTTTGTTGTTTCCATCCTATGATTCAAAAGCCAAAAACTTAAATGAACTTTCAAAGGCATTTTATCAAGGACTTAAAGCACAGATACCCGTTCATTTAAATGGTCCGGATCTTACTCAACACCGTATTCCTGGGTTGCTATCTTTATCCATACCGAATATATCCGGTTTAAAATACCAATTTAAACTGAACCAACAACACATATATGTATCGACAGGCAGTGCCTGTCATACCCATGAGGTGGGTATATCCCATGTGATAGAAGCCATTCAAGCCCCTTCACCTGAAGGCGTCATTCGTATCAGTTTCGGAACCGATACGAAAATGAGCGACATCCCTTTCCTCATCGAAGCGTTTGTTGAAGCATATGAAGCCTTAAACGACGAATAA
- a CDS encoding threonine aldolase family protein, producing MISFKNDYSEIAHPSILTLMQKHSQTQFNGYGLDALSISVKQTIQSMLQANVDIHFLVGGTITNKVLISHALRPYEAVISADTGHIFVHETGAIESTGHQILLIPNANGKLTVPLIEETLKGFSDEHRVLPKLVYISNATETGTFYTKAELQALYRFCQSRDLYLFIDGARLGVALAASGLTLNDLCENSDAFYIGGTKNGAMLGEALVIKSESLKPFFRHAIKQSGGLLAKGFVAAIQFEGLFQNNLFFDLGTHANAMAAQITSGLIHLGIIPIYPVSTNQIFITLKKTQVDILSKNYAFEIWTDHGFEQTIRLVTSWFTTETMVQTLLKDIESIL from the coding sequence ATGATCAGTTTTAAAAATGATTACAGTGAAATTGCACACCCATCCATCTTGACTTTGATGCAAAAACACAGTCAAACCCAATTCAATGGGTATGGGTTGGATGCGTTGAGTATATCGGTCAAACAGACCATTCAATCGATGTTACAAGCCAACGTCGATATTCACTTTTTGGTGGGTGGAACCATCACCAATAAAGTGTTGATCAGCCACGCTTTAAGACCGTATGAGGCGGTGATTTCCGCTGATACTGGCCATATTTTTGTACATGAAACCGGTGCGATTGAATCTACGGGACATCAAATTCTCTTAATTCCCAACGCCAACGGCAAACTCACAGTCCCTTTGATTGAAGAAACCTTAAAAGGATTTTCCGATGAACACCGTGTCTTACCAAAATTGGTGTACATTTCAAACGCGACTGAAACGGGTACCTTTTATACCAAAGCTGAACTACAAGCGTTGTACCGCTTTTGTCAATCTCGAGACTTATACCTCTTTATTGACGGGGCTAGGTTGGGGGTCGCCTTGGCAGCTTCTGGTTTAACCTTGAATGATCTATGTGAAAACTCAGATGCGTTTTATATTGGTGGTACCAAGAATGGTGCGATGTTGGGTGAGGCTTTGGTCATTAAATCCGAATCTTTAAAACCTTTTTTTAGACACGCCATCAAACAAAGCGGTGGATTGCTTGCGAAAGGGTTTGTCGCGGCGATTCAATTCGAAGGTTTATTTCAAAACAACCTGTTCTTTGATTTAGGCACCCACGCCAACGCCATGGCTGCTCAAATCACATCGGGTTTAATCCACCTAGGCATCATTCCCATATATCCAGTCAGTACCAATCAAATATTCATTACATTGAAAAAAACACAAGTTGACATACTTTCTAAAAATTATGCCTTTGAAATTTGGACTGACCACGGGTTTGAACAAACCATTCGATTGGTCACGTCGTGGTTTACGACAGAGACCATGGTTCAAACCTTGCTCAAAGACATTGAATCTATTCTTTAA